In the genome of Gammaproteobacteria bacterium, the window GCCGATCCGCCAGGCCCAGATAACCCGGCAGTTCGGCCGCCGGCACCCGCTCGCGGCTATACACGATGGTGCGCGCCCGCAGGGTAATGCCGTACCACCGGCCCTGAGGATCGCGATAGGCCGGCGGGATTCGCTCCCGCAGCAGCGGAGAATCCACCGGTTGCAACAGGCCCCGCTGCGCGGCCTGGTAGAGGCGCCCCAGGTCCACCGTGAGGTACAGATCGGCGGGCGTATTCGCGCCCTCCAGTTCCAGGCGCTTCAGCAGCGCGTCCCCCTGCCCTGCCAGCAAACGAACCGCTATCCCGCTTTGCTCCGTGAAGCGATCCAGCAGGGGCCGGATTAGGATTTCCTTGCGCGCCGAGTACAGATTCACTTCCTGGGCCGCGCCTGGCCCAGAGCACAGCGCGCACCCGATCAACAGCAGGAGGCGCCCTATCCGCATATCGCCTCCCTGGCCCCCGGGGCGGCTACGGAACGGCACCGGGAAGCCACCGCCGTTACGGAAGAAGCGCTTCATCGAGCGCTTCATCCGTAAAAATATTTTGGGTTCCGGCAACAAAGCGCGACAAGGCGCCGGCCCACTGCCGCGCAATATTTACGGGTAGAGCGTTTGCAAGCGCATTGCCGCACATGCCGGAAAAGCTTATTACAAATGAGAATAATTTTCAATTACGCGCGCGGAGGGGGGCGAGCGCAAACAATTCTTTGATTTTACCGCCATATTTTCATATGATTGCCCGTGGGCGCCACCAACACCCGGAGTCCGGGAAAAGCGGGAGGTTCTTGCAATATGCGGAGAGTGGTTTACGAGGCTTACGGCCATGCGCACTCTGGCGGTCGTTAATCCGAAGGGCGGCTGCGGCAAGAGCACCCTGGCGGCCAACATCGCCGGGTACTTGGCTCTGCGCGGCAAGCGCACCGCCCTGGCCGACCTGGATCCCCAGAAATCCAGCACGGACTGGCTTGCCGCCCGGGCGTCCGGCAGGCCGACGATCTTCCAGGCCAAGCTGCTGGGGAAAAGGCTGTTTTATCCGTTACGGGCCGATTTTCTCGTCATAGATACGCCGGCCGGCATCCGCGGCAAAAAACTGGCGGACATGGTGTCCCGCTCCGATACCGTGGTCGTGCCGATCCTGCCTTCCCCAGTGGATATCCAGGCCGCGGGCCGCTTTCTGAAAGTCCTCTTGAGCAACCGGCGCTTCAGGCAGCACGGCGGCGCGCGGGTTTGCACGGTCATCAACCGCGCCCGGGAGAATTCGCTGAACACCATCCGGTTGGAACTCATGCTGGAAAAGCTCCGCCTGGCGAACGGCGCCCGCGTCCCGCTGGTCACCGTGTTGCGCGCCACTCAGAATTACCTGGATGCCGCCGAGCGGGGACTGACGATATTCGAGTGGGCCCCGGCGAAGTGCTGCTACGACCAGGAACAGTGGGCGCCGCTGCTCAAGTGGCTGGCGATTTGACCCCCGCGGGCGCCGCGCCCTCGTCGCCCTCTTCCTGAGACTCCCGCGCCTCCGGCTGTTGCGCCGGCAGCGCTTCGGCGGCCGCCTCCCGCATCCGCAGGCCGGGGGGCGGAAAGGGCAGCAGCGGCGGCCCTGCCGAGCCGCGCCGGCGGGAGAAAAACAACTCCATTCCTTTGCGGTAGTGTTCCGCGGCTTCGACACGGTCATGCTGGAGTTCCCGCAGTTTCGCCAGGGCGTAATGAACTTCCGGCGTGCTGGAGAGCTCGGCGCTACGCTCCAGATACCCTTCCGCCTTGCCCTGCATTTCCAGGCGCATGCTCAGCAATCCGGCGGCAAGCAGCAGCTGCGCGTCCCGGGGATGCCGCTGCAGCAAGCCTTGCAAAAGGCGCAATTGCCGTTCCGAGTGCGCGTCCGGGAGCGCGCCGTACAGCAGGGCCAACTCCGGGACATAGCGCTTTTTCAGCGCCTTGCGCAGCGCCGGTTCGCAATTCCCCGCCGTCGAGAAACGCAGACAGGCCCGGGCGTATTCTTTTAACAGGCCGGTATCGCGCCGCAACGCGGCCGGCAACCCCTGCCAGAGCGATTCCAGCGCCTGCGCGTCGCCGCCCTTTTCCCCCAGTGCCCGTATCAGGCCCCGGTAAGCCTGTAGCCGCAACTGGAACCGTTCCCGGGAAGACAGCGGCAGGTCGGCCGCCTGGGAGAGCACGCTCTGCCAATCTTCGCCCTTCAGATACAATTCCAGCAGCAGCTGGCCGATGCGCCGGTCCTTGGGGCTGACGCTTCGCAGCCGTTCCAGGCATTCGATCGCCGCGGCCGTCCGGCCGGCATCCGCATACAGGCGGGCGCGGACGATTGCCGCGGCGCGCCGTCCTTCCGTGCCGCCGGCCTCCGCCTGTCTCAGGAGACGCTCGCTCTCGGAATCTTTCCCCTGGCGCCTGGCGGCGACGGCCAAGCCCAGGCAATAAGGCAGCGGCCACTTGTCGCGTCCGGCGCCCCCGATGCGGGACCGATGCAGCCGCCGCTCCGCTTCCGGCCAGTCGCCCTCGAGCAAGGCGCGCAGGGCGCCCTGCAGGGAGACGCGCTCCCGCCTCCCCCGCATCGCCGCCACGCTGCGCCGGATGCGCTCCGGCGCGCTCCGCAGGGCATCCCAAAGGGAGAAACATTCCCGCAACGCAAAGAACAGGGCAACCAGGATCAGCACAAAAAGCGGCATGCCGATATCCACTACCCAGCCGGAAAAGAAGAAACTCACGCGCCCCGGAGACCACTGCACAACCAAGCCCAGCGCGATCGCGGCCAGCAGGATCAGCAGGCTCAGGACCGGCCACCTCACGGCAGCGAACTCCGCGGCAAAGACCGCTCAATCATGCGCAAACTCGCGCAGGTACGCCCGCAGGTTTTCCAGCGCGGAATCGGGGCCGGGCAGCTCGGGACGCAGGCGCGTCTCCCGCATAGCCCGCAGCGCCGCCAGCGTCTCTTGCACCGGGGGCTGCCGCGGATCGAATTGGGTCTGCAACAACTCTATGAGCGAGCGCCGGGAATTCTGAAAGTCCTCATCGTCGCGCCGCAGTACGGCCAGCCGCGCATGTTCCGCCTCCAGCTTGAGCATCTGGCGGGCATAGGAAGGCGCGCCGAAGGCCAGGGCGGCCGGTTCGTCGCCGACCTTTCGGATTGTCAGCAACCCTCTGAGGTCGTCCCAAGCCGTCGAGAGGAAAGACCGTTCTCCGGTCGCAGGCCTCTCCGGTTCCTCTGGCTCCGCTGGCTCCGGGGGCGCCGCTTCCAGGCGCAGCGGCAGTTGCTCCGCCCGCCTGCCCAACTCGGCGAGGTAGGCAGACAATTCCCGCGCATCCGCGCGCCCGGCCGCGCGAATGCGCGCCAGGTCGGCCTCCAGAGAATTCTGCACCTGCTCCAGCCCGGGGGCGCCCAGACCGCGCAGGCGGGTATCGGCGATCTCCAGCAACGCGATCGCGGCGGCCGCCTCCCCGGCGGCGAGCCGGTGGGAAGCCAGGACCAGCAAGTGTTCCGCTTCCATCAGCGCCCAGTACCGGTTGATCTCCTGGAAGGCCGGGGGCGGCGCCTGTTGCTCCCGCTCCCAGCGCCGCCATTCTTCCCGCAGCGCGGCCACTTCCCGCGCCAGCGCCTGGTATTGCCCGGCAAGCCGGGCCCGTTCGCCCTGCTTGGCGGCATCGGGCGCCGCGAACGGGCCGCCCAGAGAACCGGAGTAGAAAGCATAGCCCGCGCCAGCCAACAGGAACGCGACTGCCAGCAGGAAGAACCAGGGCCGGTAGCGCCGTCCGCGGCGCTTGCCGTCCGCACCGGGCCGCTCCGCTACCATCGCCCGCTCCATGCCGGAGCCCGCGTCGCCGCCGCCGGCCGGGTCTTCACGGCCCGTCCCGGCGCGTAGAGCGCTGCTGCAACATACAGTCCAGCAAACCCGCGTCGCTGGGCTCCGCGGCGACGACCGGCGCCTGCGTGAAACCGAGCTCTGCCGCCAAATCGGCCATCCTCCGGCCGAGCACCGCCAAGCGCACGGCGAGCAGCCGTTGCCGCCAGGCCTTTGTCATCATCTCGCACAGGTTACGCAACCCCTCACAGCTGTGGATCAGGATCCAATCCGGCGGGAATTCGCGGCATGTCTTTGCCGCAATTTCAGGATGCCGCTCCGGCATGACCCGCCGATATACTTGAGCATAACAGACATTCGCCCCGCGCCGCTCCAGCTCCGCCCGCAACAATTCCCGTCCGCCGACGCCGCGAACGATCAAAAAGGTCTCGCCCGCCACTCGTTGCCGCTGCAGCTCCGGCAGCGCCAGCAGGGCCTCGCTGTCGCCGGCGCCATGGACCGCCGCAGCCAAACCCCGCTCCCGCAACGCCGCCGCGCTGCCCGCCCCCGGGCAAAAAACCGGCAGGGTGCGCAGGTGAGCCAAAACGCCGGGGGGAAGCAGCCGCACGGCCCAGGAAACGGCGTTGCGGCTGACGAAAACCGCCCTCGTGAAACGGCGCGCATCTGCCGCCAACCGGTCCAGGGCGTCCCGGTCTTGCGGCGGCAGAATCTCTATGGTGGGAAAACTGAGCGCCCGCCCCCCAAGGGCCCGGATCCGCTTGCAGAGGGAACGCTCCTGGCCGCGCGGGCGGGTAACCCAGATGGTAAGCCCTTGCAGGGGGAGGGGGGAGTTCATATGGCGACGCCCAGTTCGCGCAGGATGGAATCCGCCCCCGCCAGCAACAATTGCCGCGCCAGCCGGCACCCTACCATCGCCGCCTCCCGCGCGGGACCGGCGCCGGCGGCGATCACCAGCTTGCCGCCGTCGGGTCGCCCCACCATGCCCCGGACGCGGAGCTGCCCCCGGCGCAACTCCGCATGGGCGGCGACGGGCAGCCGGCAGCTGCCTTGCAATTCGAGGCTCAACGCCCTTTCCGCCACCACCCGCAGGCGGCTGGGCTCGTGGTCCAGCGCCGCCAGCAGGCCGATGGCCCTGCCGTGGCTGCGGCGCGCCTGGATCCCGATCGCACCCTGCCCGATGGCGGGGATCAGGACTCCGGGCGCCAGATATTCCCGGATGCGCGCCTTCAGGCCCAGGCGCTCGAGCCCCGCCGCGGCCAGAACCAAGGCATCGCAGTTGCCTTGTTCCATCCGCGCGATCCGGGTGCCTACGTTCCCCCGCAGCTCCACCACTTGCAGGTCGGGCCGCAGGGCGAGCAACTGGCTGCGGCGGCGCAGGCTGGAGGTGCCCACCCTGGCCCTGGCGGGCAGCGCGGCCAAGTCGGGGAATGCGTCCGAGAGCAGCGCATCCCTGGGGTCGGCGCGTTCCAGCACGGCGCAGATGCTCAAGTCTTCCGGCATCTCCGCCGCCACGTCCTTCATGGAATGCGCCGCCACGTCCGCCCGGCCCTCGAGGAGGCTTTTCTCGAGTTCCTTGGTAAACAGGGATTTCCCTTCCGGGAGCGGCCCCGGCGCGGCCGCCAAGCGGTCGCCCTCCGTAGTCATCCCGACGATTTCCACCCGCAGGCGCGGGTGCGAACGGCGCAACGCAGCGCTGACGATTTCCGCCTGTCGCAGAGCCAACGGACTCTTCCGGCTGGCGATACGGAGACGTTCCATCGCAAGACCTCCAGCGCCGGAACCCGCTTGCCGCGGCAGATGCGGTTCCGGCCGTGGAAAAATCATACACTATCAACACGGTCGCGCGCTGGAGGCGGCCGCATCCGAAGGCGCCGGAAGCGCGGATTGCTCATGAAACTAGGCATCGTAATGAACCCGATCGAGCGCATCGTCCCGCGCAAGGACAGCAGCCTCGCCCTGCTGCTGGCCGCGCAGGACAGAGATTGGCCCCTGCACTACATCGAGCCGTCCGACCTGTACCTGGAAGACGGCGCCGCGGCGGCCCGCATGAGGCGGTTGCGCGTACAGGACGACGACGCCCGCTGGTTCCGGCTCGAGGACGAGGCACAGCGCCCGCTGGAGTGGCTGGATGTCGTCCTGATGCGCGTTGACCCGCCGCTGACCATGGATTACGTCCACCTGACGCAGATCCTCGGTTACGCGGAACGGGCGGGCGTGCTGGTA includes:
- a CDS encoding ParA family protein — encoded protein: MRTLAVVNPKGGCGKSTLAANIAGYLALRGKRTALADLDPQKSSTDWLAARASGRPTIFQAKLLGKRLFYPLRADFLVIDTPAGIRGKKLADMVSRSDTVVVPILPSPVDIQAAGRFLKVLLSNRRFRQHGGARVCTVINRARENSLNTIRLELMLEKLRLANGARVPLVTVLRATQNYLDAAERGLTIFEWAPAKCCYDQEQWAPLLKWLAI
- a CDS encoding uroporphyrinogen-III C-methyltransferase: MERAMVAERPGADGKRRGRRYRPWFFLLAVAFLLAGAGYAFYSGSLGGPFAAPDAAKQGERARLAGQYQALAREVAALREEWRRWEREQQAPPPAFQEINRYWALMEAEHLLVLASHRLAAGEAAAAIALLEIADTRLRGLGAPGLEQVQNSLEADLARIRAAGRADARELSAYLAELGRRAEQLPLRLEAAPPEPAEPEEPERPATGERSFLSTAWDDLRGLLTIRKVGDEPAALAFGAPSYARQMLKLEAEHARLAVLRRDDEDFQNSRRSLIELLQTQFDPRQPPVQETLAALRAMRETRLRPELPGPDSALENLRAYLREFAHD
- a CDS encoding uroporphyrinogen-III synthase; the protein is MNSPLPLQGLTIWVTRPRGQERSLCKRIRALGGRALSFPTIEILPPQDRDALDRLAADARRFTRAVFVSRNAVSWAVRLLPPGVLAHLRTLPVFCPGAGSAAALRERGLAAAVHGAGDSEALLALPELQRQRVAGETFLIVRGVGGRELLRAELERRGANVCYAQVYRRVMPERHPEIAAKTCREFPPDWILIHSCEGLRNLCEMMTKAWRQRLLAVRLAVLGRRMADLAAELGFTQAPVVAAEPSDAGLLDCMLQQRSTRRDGP
- the hemC gene encoding hydroxymethylbilane synthase, with the translated sequence MERLRIASRKSPLALRQAEIVSAALRRSHPRLRVEIVGMTTEGDRLAAAPGPLPEGKSLFTKELEKSLLEGRADVAAHSMKDVAAEMPEDLSICAVLERADPRDALLSDAFPDLAALPARARVGTSSLRRRSQLLALRPDLQVVELRGNVGTRIARMEQGNCDALVLAAAGLERLGLKARIREYLAPGVLIPAIGQGAIGIQARRSHGRAIGLLAALDHEPSRLRVVAERALSLELQGSCRLPVAAHAELRRGQLRVRGMVGRPDGGKLVIAAGAGPAREAAMVGCRLARQLLLAGADSILRELGVAI